The Mycobacterium paragordonae genome includes a region encoding these proteins:
- a CDS encoding PE family protein, whose protein sequence is MSFVVTHPETLASAAGTLRGIGSAVVAQSDAAFAPTTEVIPAAGDEVSVLTAARFSGHAQTYQVISAHASVIHELFISTLAASAGSYAVTEAANAVSAR, encoded by the coding sequence ATGTCGTTTGTGGTCACCCACCCGGAGACGTTGGCGTCGGCAGCCGGCACCCTGCGCGGGATCGGGTCGGCGGTCGTTGCTCAGAGCGACGCCGCCTTCGCGCCCACCACGGAAGTCATTCCGGCTGCCGGCGACGAGGTCTCAGTGCTCACCGCCGCGCGGTTCAGTGGGCACGCCCAGACATACCAGGTCATCAGCGCGCACGCTTCGGTGATCCACGAGTTGTTCATCAGCACGCTGGCAGCCAGCGCCGGCTCCTACGCGGTCACTGAGGCCGCCAATGCGGTCTCGGCTCGATAG
- a CDS encoding PPE family protein: MYMGPGAGSMLAAANAWDGLAAVLNSAAVSYGTVITGLAVESWFGPASASMAAAAAPYAGWLSAAAMRAERTAAQARTAAAAYETAFAMTVPPPLIAANREQLMSLAATNLLGQNSPAIEALQAEYAEMWAQDAAAMFAYAASSETASTLLPFTAPTQAADPAGPAAAAAAVSGQTAQDLMSSISAQTLQGLAALISPVSSGIPASAAAIPTPIGDLDVLALYIATIGTASLGVGAVNASVNSARPWNIPGASSGPDRDEERDQDGGSWTHLLGSTPNSQGGAASAGVGQAALVGPLTVPHSWTVAAPEIRLAVESLPGTSVGAGPTPTNLSAAPAALLGGMALASMAGRGSTGTGPTGADSATEDDEQPKRKPTVVVIQQPPTGPGPTGNRSQ; this comes from the coding sequence ATGTACATGGGTCCCGGGGCGGGTTCGATGCTGGCCGCCGCCAACGCCTGGGACGGTCTGGCCGCGGTCCTCAATTCGGCGGCGGTTTCGTACGGAACGGTGATCACCGGCCTCGCGGTGGAGTCGTGGTTCGGTCCGGCGTCGGCGTCCATGGCTGCGGCGGCCGCCCCCTACGCGGGCTGGCTGAGTGCGGCCGCAATGCGGGCCGAACGAACCGCGGCCCAGGCGCGCACCGCCGCCGCGGCCTACGAGACCGCGTTTGCGATGACGGTGCCGCCGCCGTTGATCGCGGCCAATCGCGAGCAGTTGATGTCGCTGGCCGCGACGAACCTGCTGGGGCAGAACAGTCCCGCGATCGAGGCTTTGCAGGCCGAATACGCCGAGATGTGGGCTCAGGACGCCGCCGCTATGTTCGCCTACGCGGCGTCGTCCGAGACGGCGTCGACGCTGCTTCCCTTCACCGCACCGACGCAGGCCGCCGACCCGGCGGGCCCGGCCGCGGCCGCGGCGGCGGTGAGCGGGCAGACCGCCCAGGATCTGATGTCGTCGATCTCTGCCCAAACGCTGCAAGGACTGGCGGCTCTGATCTCGCCGGTCTCGTCCGGGATCCCGGCGTCGGCGGCCGCGATCCCCACGCCGATCGGCGACCTGGACGTGCTGGCCCTCTACATCGCGACCATCGGGACGGCCAGCTTGGGCGTCGGCGCAGTCAATGCGTCGGTGAACTCGGCCCGGCCGTGGAACATTCCTGGCGCCAGTTCCGGGCCCGATCGCGACGAGGAACGTGATCAGGACGGCGGCTCCTGGACGCATTTGTTGGGGTCAACGCCGAACTCGCAGGGAGGCGCGGCAAGCGCCGGGGTGGGTCAGGCCGCCTTGGTGGGACCGTTGACGGTCCCGCACAGCTGGACGGTGGCGGCACCGGAGATCCGGCTGGCCGTCGAGTCACTGCCCGGCACCAGCGTCGGCGCCGGCCCCACCCCGACGAACCTGAGCGCGGCGCCGGCGGCTCTGCTGGGCGGCATGGCTCTGGCGAGTATGGCAGGCCGCGGCAGCACGGGCACGGGTCCGACCGGAGCCGACTCCGCGACCGAGGACGACGAGCAGCCCAAGCGCAAGCCCACCGTCGTGGTGATCCAGCAGCCGCCCACCGGCCCGGGGCCGACGGGCAACCGTTCGCAATAA
- a CDS encoding acetyl-CoA acetyltransferase gives MDGSAAGVWILGGYQSDFARNLTREGCDFAALTAEVVDGTLAATRVDAAAIGVVHVGNAFGEMFATQGHLGAMPATVCGDLWDTPASRHEAACASGSVAALAAMADLRSGAYDSALVVGLELEKTVPGDTAAQYLGAAAWTGHEGADARYMWPSMFAEVAEEYGRRYGLDDVHLRAIAAVNYANARRNPNAQTRGWTVPDPITDDDETNPVTEGRLRRLDCSQMTDGGAGVILVSDAYLRDHPDARPVGRIDGWGHRTVGLGLRQKLDRSADDPYVLPHVRAAVLDALRRAEVTLDDVDGFEVHDCFTPSEYLAIDHIGLTGPGESWKAIENGEIEIGGRMPINPSGGLIGGGHPVGASGVRMLLDAAKQVSGAAGDYQVEGAKSFGTLNFGGSTATTVSFVVSTTRGM, from the coding sequence ATGGATGGCTCCGCTGCTGGCGTGTGGATTCTGGGTGGCTATCAGAGCGACTTCGCTCGCAACCTGACCCGGGAGGGTTGCGACTTCGCCGCCCTGACCGCCGAGGTGGTGGACGGCACACTGGCGGCTACCCGGGTGGATGCCGCGGCCATCGGAGTGGTTCACGTGGGCAACGCCTTCGGTGAGATGTTCGCCACACAAGGACATCTGGGCGCGATGCCGGCCACGGTGTGCGGCGACCTCTGGGATACGCCGGCGTCACGACACGAGGCGGCGTGCGCGTCGGGGAGCGTGGCGGCGCTGGCGGCGATGGCCGACCTGCGGTCCGGGGCATACGACAGCGCGCTCGTCGTCGGGCTCGAGTTGGAGAAGACCGTGCCCGGTGACACCGCCGCCCAGTATCTGGGTGCGGCGGCCTGGACTGGACACGAAGGTGCCGATGCCCGATACATGTGGCCGTCGATGTTCGCGGAGGTCGCCGAGGAGTACGGGCGCCGCTACGGGCTCGACGACGTTCATCTGCGGGCCATCGCCGCGGTGAACTATGCCAACGCGCGCCGCAACCCGAATGCGCAGACGCGGGGCTGGACAGTTCCGGACCCGATCACCGATGACGACGAGACCAATCCCGTCACCGAGGGCAGGCTGCGGCGGTTGGACTGCAGCCAGATGACCGACGGGGGCGCCGGAGTGATCCTGGTCAGCGACGCCTATCTGCGGGATCACCCCGACGCACGACCGGTGGGCCGCATCGACGGCTGGGGGCATCGCACCGTCGGGTTGGGGTTGCGCCAAAAGCTGGATCGTTCGGCTGACGACCCGTACGTGTTGCCGCACGTGCGGGCCGCGGTGCTCGACGCGTTGCGGCGCGCCGAGGTGACGCTGGACGACGTGGACGGGTTCGAGGTGCACGACTGCTTCACCCCCAGCGAGTACCTGGCCATCGACCACATCGGGCTGACCGGGCCGGGCGAATCGTGGAAGGCCATCGAGAACGGGGAGATCGAAATCGGCGGCCGGATGCCGATCAACCCCAGCGGCGGCCTGATCGGCGGCGGCCATCCGGTGGGGGCATCGGGAGTGCGCATGTTGCTCGACGCGGCCAAGCAGGTCAGTGGCGCTGCCGGCGACTACCAGGTCGAAGGTGCGAAGAGCTTCGGCACGTTGAACTTCGGCGGCAGCACCGCCACCACGGTCAGTTTCGTTGTCAGCACTACGCGAGGAATGTGA
- a CDS encoding carotenoid oxygenase family protein: MDVEVIGKYLSTLPEDDDHPYRTGPWRPQTTEWNADDLTAVEGEVPADLDGIYLRNTENPLHPAFQTYHPFDGDGMLHVVGFRDGKAFYRNRFVQTEGFLAENEAGGPLWPGLAEPVQFAKRDKGWGARELMKDASSTDVIVHRGIALTSFYQCGDLYRVDPYSGTTLGRESWNGGFPVDWGVSAHPKVDNKTGELLFFNYSKQDPYMHYGVVDENNDLAHYVDIPLPGPRLPHDMAFTENYAILNDFPLFWDPHMLEHKVHLPRFYPDMPSRFAVIPRRGSSAEIRWFEADPTFVLHFTNAYEDGDEIVLDGFYEGSPQPLQSGAGPAGKWEKLFRFLALDRMQARLHRWRFNLVTGAVKEESLSDSISEFGMINADYATSPYRYVYAASGKPGWFLFDGLVKHDLLTGGEERYSFGEGVYGSETAMAPRVGGSGAEDDGYLVTLTTDMTADASYCLVFDAARVGDGPVCKLALPERICSGTHSTWVPGTELRRWDRAETAAEAVGL, from the coding sequence ATGGATGTCGAGGTGATTGGCAAATACCTGTCGACCCTGCCCGAGGATGACGACCACCCCTACCGCACCGGCCCGTGGCGCCCGCAAACCACGGAGTGGAACGCCGACGACCTGACAGCGGTGGAGGGTGAGGTTCCGGCGGATCTCGACGGCATCTATCTGCGGAACACCGAGAACCCGTTGCACCCGGCGTTCCAGACCTACCACCCGTTCGACGGCGACGGCATGCTGCACGTGGTGGGGTTCCGCGACGGAAAGGCGTTCTACCGCAACCGTTTCGTGCAGACCGAGGGCTTCCTGGCCGAAAACGAAGCGGGCGGGCCGCTGTGGCCGGGCCTGGCCGAGCCCGTGCAGTTCGCCAAACGCGACAAAGGCTGGGGCGCACGCGAATTGATGAAAGACGCGTCCAGCACCGACGTCATCGTGCACCGGGGAATCGCCCTGACCAGTTTCTACCAGTGCGGCGACCTGTACCGAGTGGACCCGTATTCCGGCACCACGCTGGGCAGGGAGAGCTGGAACGGCGGGTTTCCGGTCGACTGGGGCGTATCCGCACATCCCAAGGTGGACAACAAAACTGGTGAGCTGTTGTTCTTCAACTACAGCAAGCAGGACCCGTACATGCACTACGGCGTGGTCGACGAGAACAACGACCTGGCCCACTACGTCGACATCCCGCTACCCGGTCCGCGACTGCCGCACGACATGGCGTTCACCGAAAACTACGCCATCCTCAACGATTTCCCGCTGTTCTGGGATCCCCACATGCTCGAACACAAGGTGCACCTGCCGCGCTTCTACCCCGACATGCCCTCGCGCTTCGCGGTGATCCCGCGCCGCGGCTCGAGCGCCGAGATCCGCTGGTTCGAGGCGGACCCGACGTTCGTGCTGCACTTCACCAACGCCTACGAGGACGGCGACGAGATCGTGCTGGACGGCTTCTACGAGGGCTCACCGCAACCACTGCAAAGCGGTGCGGGGCCGGCGGGCAAGTGGGAGAAGCTGTTTCGGTTCCTGGCCCTGGATCGGATGCAGGCCCGGTTGCACCGTTGGCGGTTCAACCTGGTCACCGGTGCGGTCAAGGAAGAGTCACTGTCGGATTCCATCTCTGAATTCGGCATGATCAACGCGGACTACGCGACTTCGCCCTACCGCTATGTGTACGCCGCCAGCGGCAAGCCCGGCTGGTTCCTGTTCGACGGACTGGTCAAACACGACCTGCTCACCGGCGGCGAGGAGCGGTACTCATTCGGCGAGGGCGTCTATGGCAGCGAGACGGCGATGGCGCCCCGGGTGGGCGGCAGCGGCGCCGAAGACGACGGCTATCTGGTCACCCTGACGACCGACATGACCGCCGACGCGTCGTACTGCCTGGTGTTCGACGCCGCCCGGGTCGGCGACGGCCCGGTGTGCAAACTGGCTCTGCCGGAACGCATTTGCAGCGGTACGCATTCGACGTGGGTGCCCGGTACGGAGTTGAGGCGGTGGGATCGCGCCGAGACGGCGGCAGAGGCCGTGGGGCTGTAG